The following are encoded together in the Deinococcus soli (ex Cha et al. 2016) genome:
- the aspS gene encoding aspartate--tRNA ligase, protein MKRTAMIGHLTPAHAGQTVTLQGWVNRRRDLGGLIFLELRDRSGLVQVQVEPDSAAFADADRLRAEYVAEIEGTYQTRPDSQRKGGLADYEVIATRVKVLNTAKTTPFELEKGDSVAEDIRLKFRYLDLRRPEMQRNLVLRSKAVAAITEYLDREGFVQVETPMLTKSTPEGARDFLVPSRQNPGEFYALPQSPQLFKQMLMVAGYDRYYQLARCFRDEDLRADRQPDFTQLDMEMSFVELDDVLSTQEGLMAHVFRETMGVDLAVPFPRMAYMDAMNLYGSDKPDLRFDLKFTDVTDLFQGGEFKAFAAAQAVKVIAAPELTRKQIDELERIAKQNGAGGLAWLKRDGDGFTGGISKFVTAQAAELIARTGVAQGGTLLFTAGEWKKAVGALGAVRLALRDLFNLAAAGPQFHVSWVTEFPQLEFDDESSTWTYMHHPFTAPHPDDLDLFGTDRQGEIRAQAYDLILNGFEVGGGSIRIHDPAVQAKMFQAIGFSAEQAREKFGFFMDALEYGTPPHGGIAWGFDRLIMVMSGATSIREVIAFPKNNRGVDLMALAPSPVEPGQLADVGLSVANSED, encoded by the coding sequence ATGAAACGCACCGCCATGATCGGCCACCTCACGCCCGCGCACGCCGGGCAGACCGTCACCCTGCAGGGCTGGGTGAACCGCCGCCGCGATCTGGGCGGCCTGATCTTCCTGGAACTGCGCGACCGCAGCGGGCTGGTGCAGGTGCAGGTCGAACCGGACTCCGCCGCCTTCGCGGACGCGGACCGCCTGCGCGCCGAGTACGTCGCGGAGATCGAGGGCACGTACCAGACCCGCCCCGACAGCCAGCGCAAGGGTGGCCTCGCGGACTACGAGGTCATCGCTACACGCGTGAAGGTGCTGAATACTGCGAAAACCACGCCCTTCGAACTGGAGAAGGGCGACAGCGTTGCCGAGGACATCCGCCTGAAGTTCCGGTACCTCGACCTGCGCCGCCCGGAGATGCAACGCAACCTCGTGCTGCGCAGCAAGGCCGTCGCCGCCATCACCGAGTACCTCGACCGCGAGGGCTTCGTGCAGGTCGAGACCCCCATGCTCACGAAGTCCACGCCCGAGGGCGCCCGTGACTTCCTGGTGCCCAGCCGTCAGAACCCCGGCGAGTTCTACGCGCTGCCGCAGAGCCCGCAGCTGTTCAAGCAGATGCTGATGGTCGCCGGGTACGACCGCTACTACCAGCTGGCCCGCTGCTTCCGCGACGAGGACCTGCGCGCCGACCGGCAGCCGGACTTCACGCAGCTCGACATGGAGATGAGCTTCGTGGAACTCGACGACGTCCTGAGCACCCAGGAGGGCCTGATGGCCCACGTGTTCCGCGAGACGATGGGCGTCGACCTGGCCGTACCCTTCCCGCGCATGGCGTACATGGACGCCATGAACCTCTACGGCTCGGACAAGCCGGACCTGCGCTTCGACCTGAAGTTCACGGACGTCACCGACCTGTTCCAGGGCGGAGAATTCAAGGCCTTCGCCGCCGCACAGGCCGTCAAGGTGATCGCGGCGCCCGAACTGACCCGCAAGCAGATCGACGAACTCGAACGCATCGCCAAGCAGAACGGCGCCGGCGGGCTCGCGTGGCTCAAACGTGACGGCGACGGCTTCACCGGCGGCATCAGCAAGTTCGTCACCGCTCAGGCCGCCGAACTGATCGCCCGCACCGGCGTCGCGCAGGGCGGCACCCTGCTGTTCACCGCCGGCGAGTGGAAGAAAGCGGTCGGCGCCCTGGGTGCCGTGCGCCTCGCGCTGCGGGACCTGTTCAACCTCGCCGCCGCCGGGCCGCAGTTCCACGTCTCCTGGGTCACGGAGTTCCCCCAGCTGGAATTCGACGACGAGAGCAGCACCTGGACGTACATGCACCACCCCTTCACCGCCCCCCACCCCGACGACCTGGACCTCTTCGGCACCGACCGCCAGGGTGAAATCCGCGCCCAGGCATACGACCTCATCCTGAACGGCTTCGAGGTCGGCGGCGGCAGCATCCGCATCCACGACCCCGCCGTGCAGGCGAAGATGTTCCAGGCGATCGGCTTCAGCGCCGAACAGGCCCGCGAGAAGTTCGGGTTCTTCATGGACGCCCTCGAGTACGGCACGCCCCCGCACGGTGGCATCGCGTGGGGCTTTGACCGTCTGATCATGGTCATGAGCGGCGCGACCAGCATCCGCGAGGTCATCGCCTTCCCGAAGAACAACCGCGGCGTGGACCTGATGGCCCTGGCGCCCTCCCCCGTTGAGCCGGGTCAGCTGGCCGACGTCGGCCTGAGCGTGGCGAATTCCGAGGACTGA
- a CDS encoding phosphatase PAP2 family protein, which translates to MFPRSRREFVPFVRSHWRSLLLLLLGVMVPFVLFTHLTHEVFREGGFAWDQAVLNWYAQRRTPELTRFAELLALLGGVTILPFVTLAIAWLMGRASGRAHGWFLVSSVAGATLLNVVAKIVFQRPRPDELMAVLTEPGFSFPSGHAMANAAFGFALTLAFWRSRAGWPVAVFGLLWALAIGVSRNYLGVHYPSDVLAGFTASVAWVAGLYILMARRWPQLRGSPGGEDDTRPPVSSGPGQT; encoded by the coding sequence ATGTTTCCCCGGTCCCGGCGTGAATTCGTCCCGTTCGTAAGGTCGCACTGGCGATCCCTGCTGCTGCTGCTGCTGGGCGTCATGGTGCCCTTCGTGCTGTTCACGCACCTGACGCACGAGGTGTTCCGCGAGGGCGGCTTCGCGTGGGATCAGGCGGTGCTGAACTGGTACGCGCAGCGCCGCACGCCGGAACTGACGCGCTTCGCGGAACTGCTGGCGCTGCTGGGCGGCGTGACCATCCTGCCGTTCGTGACGCTGGCCATCGCGTGGCTGATGGGCCGCGCCAGCGGCCGGGCGCACGGGTGGTTCCTGGTCAGCAGCGTGGCCGGCGCGACCCTGCTCAACGTCGTGGCGAAGATCGTGTTCCAGCGTCCCCGCCCGGACGAACTGATGGCCGTCCTGACCGAACCGGGTTTCAGCTTTCCCAGCGGGCACGCCATGGCGAACGCCGCGTTCGGGTTCGCGCTCACGCTGGCGTTCTGGCGGTCACGGGCCGGGTGGCCGGTCGCGGTGTTCGGGCTGCTGTGGGCCCTGGCGATCGGGGTCAGCCGCAATTACCTGGGGGTGCACTACCCGTCGGACGTCCTGGCGGGCTTCACCGCCAGTGTCGCGTGGGTGGCGGGTCTGTACATCCTGATGGCGCGCCGCTGGCCGCAGCTGCGCGGCAGTCCCGGCGGTGAAGATGACACCCGCCCGCCCGTCTCCAGTGGACCCGGCCAGACCTGA
- a CDS encoding ParA family protein: MARVAAITSEKGGVGKSTLAVHLAGAAHAQGHNVLLVDEDGRVGSSLRWAQRAGALPFPVVAADDVKPKKLAAFDLVLIDTEGRPRRKDLRQLAERADLILVPSGVSPLEVDATRELLDFLTEEGAARQSRVILTRVPPVGHAAEVLREDLREGGVTVCNTLVRSYLAYQRAAELGVLARDVRDPRALAAWADIETLSRELW; the protein is encoded by the coding sequence ATGGCACGCGTGGCGGCGATCACTTCAGAGAAGGGCGGCGTGGGCAAGAGCACCCTGGCGGTGCATCTGGCGGGCGCGGCGCACGCGCAGGGCCACAACGTCCTGCTGGTGGATGAGGACGGCCGGGTGGGCAGCAGCCTCCGCTGGGCGCAGCGGGCCGGGGCGCTGCCCTTCCCGGTGGTCGCGGCGGACGACGTGAAACCGAAGAAACTCGCGGCCTTCGACCTCGTGCTGATCGACACCGAGGGCCGTCCGCGCCGCAAGGACCTGCGCCAGCTGGCCGAGCGGGCCGACCTGATCCTGGTGCCCAGCGGCGTGAGTCCGCTGGAGGTGGACGCCACGCGCGAACTGCTGGACTTTCTGACGGAGGAGGGCGCGGCGCGGCAGTCCCGCGTGATCCTGACGCGGGTGCCCCCCGTGGGTCACGCCGCCGAGGTGCTGCGCGAGGACCTGCGTGAGGGGGGCGTGACGGTGTGCAACACGCTGGTGCGGTCGTACCTCGCCTACCAGCGCGCGGCGGAACTGGGCGTGCTGGCCCGCGACGTGCGCGACCCGCGCGCCCTGGCCGCCTGGGCGGACATCGAGACCCTGTCGCGCGAGTTGTGGTGA
- a CDS encoding PIG-L deacetylase family protein → MSTPTLLAVFAHPDDEAFSVGGTLTHYARQGVRVVLACATRGEAGKITVPGMTVDDLGAQREQELRDACEALEIGPPVFLDYHDSGRYERTRHDDPKALMNVNPLDVEVKLRALIEDVQPQVIVTFDPHGGYGHVDHLQMHRATVAAFFSTGHLPYGGPQRLYYTALSTDAAQGLARMGQDLDPLVYGVAANTLAVQLDVSAYAANKKAALMAHGTQTGEQSLLGRMTPEERDAMERRMLGTEGFSIGGTRTALTNYPLSGLFDGLGFDGLN, encoded by the coding sequence ATGAGCACCCCGACCCTCCTGGCCGTCTTTGCCCACCCTGACGATGAAGCGTTCAGCGTGGGCGGCACCCTCACCCATTACGCCCGGCAGGGCGTGCGCGTCGTGCTGGCCTGCGCCACGCGCGGCGAGGCCGGGAAGATCACGGTGCCCGGCATGACCGTGGACGACCTGGGCGCGCAGCGTGAGCAGGAACTCCGCGATGCGTGCGAGGCGCTGGAGATCGGTCCCCCCGTGTTCCTGGATTACCACGACTCGGGCCGCTACGAGCGCACCCGCCACGACGACCCGAAGGCCCTGATGAACGTCAACCCGCTGGACGTCGAGGTGAAGTTGCGCGCGCTGATCGAGGACGTGCAGCCGCAGGTGATCGTCACCTTCGACCCGCACGGCGGGTACGGGCACGTCGATCACCTCCAGATGCACCGCGCGACCGTCGCGGCGTTCTTCAGCACCGGTCACCTCCCGTACGGCGGGCCGCAGCGGCTGTACTACACCGCGCTGTCCACCGACGCCGCGCAGGGACTGGCCCGCATGGGACAGGACCTCGATCCCCTCGTGTACGGCGTGGCGGCGAACACGCTGGCCGTGCAGCTGGACGTCAGCGCGTACGCCGCGAACAAGAAAGCCGCGCTGATGGCGCACGGCACGCAGACCGGCGAGCAGAGCCTCCTGGGCCGCATGACGCCCGAGGAACGCGACGCGATGGAACGCCGCATGCTGGGCACCGAGGGCTTCAGCATCGGCGGCACCCGCACCGCCCTGACAAACTACCCGCTGAGCGGCCTGTTCGACGGGCTGGGCTTCGACGGGCTGAACTGA
- the gluQRS gene encoding tRNA glutamyl-Q(34) synthetase GluQRS, with protein sequence MHLGNARTALLAWLHSRTQGGRHLLRFEDLDTGRVRAWAYDVTRADLAWLGLDWDEEVIQSQRLDLYRAAAARLDTYPCTCTRREVQAAIQDSAGAPHGAEPVYPGTCRAGSLHPERPSAVRWRVPDEVVCARDGWRGETLCQHLRAEVGDLVLQRNDGVFAYHLAVVVDDAEAGVTDVLRGEDLWTATPRQVALQRALGLPTPRYWHVPLMLDFRGERLAKRGGAPPVQALREAGDPPGRVLSELARSLGWSVPDEVSAADLLPLWRLEIGRAELGAWPHKLR encoded by the coding sequence ATGCACCTGGGCAATGCCCGCACGGCGCTGCTGGCGTGGCTGCACTCCCGCACGCAGGGGGGGCGGCACCTCCTGCGCTTCGAGGATCTGGACACCGGGCGGGTGCGCGCCTGGGCGTACGACGTGACCCGCGCCGATCTGGCGTGGCTGGGTCTCGACTGGGACGAGGAGGTCATCCAGTCGCAGCGGCTGGACCTGTACCGCGCGGCCGCCGCGCGCCTGGACACCTACCCCTGCACCTGCACCCGCAGGGAGGTGCAGGCGGCCATTCAGGACAGCGCGGGCGCCCCGCACGGCGCGGAACCGGTGTACCCCGGCACCTGCCGCGCGGGCAGCCTGCACCCGGAGCGTCCATCTGCCGTGCGATGGCGCGTGCCGGACGAGGTGGTCTGCGCCCGCGATGGGTGGCGCGGCGAGACGCTCTGCCAGCACCTCCGGGCCGAGGTGGGCGACCTCGTGCTGCAGCGCAACGACGGGGTGTTCGCGTATCACCTCGCGGTGGTGGTGGACGATGCAGAGGCGGGCGTCACGGACGTCCTGCGTGGCGAGGACCTCTGGACCGCCACGCCCCGGCAGGTGGCGCTCCAGCGGGCGCTGGGACTGCCCACGCCCCGCTACTGGCACGTGCCGCTCATGCTGGATTTCCGGGGGGAACGGCTGGCGAAGCGCGGCGGCGCGCCGCCCGTGCAGGCGCTCCGGGAGGCCGGGGACCCGCCGGGCCGGGTGCTGTCGGAACTGGCCCGCAGTCTGGGCTGGTCGGTGCCGGATGAGGTGAGCGCGGCCGACCTCCTGCCCCTGTGGCGGCTTGAGATCGGGCGAGCTGAACTTGGTGCCTGGCCCCACAAACTTAGATGA
- the trpB gene encoding tryptophan synthase subunit beta, with amino-acid sequence MSLQLPTYPQPDERGRFGRFGGRYVPETLIPALDELQAAYTEARNDPAFLNELERLLKDFVGRPSGLYLAQGLTEHAGGAKIYLKREDQNYTGAHKINNCLAQALLAKRMGKQRVIAETGAGQHGVASATAAALLGLECIVYMGAEDIRRQALNVFRMKLLGAEVREVTSGTSTLKDATNEAIRDWVTNVRDTFYILGSVVGPHPYPAMVRDFQSIIGEEVKVQHQALEGRAVPDAIVACVGGGSNAIGIFAPFAYLPEHERPLLIGTEAAGEGVESGKHAASVAGGRIGVLHGAMMYLLNDDEGQIVPPHSISAGLDYPGIGPEHCLYSETGVAQYVPVTDAQALDALQLLTRLEGIIPALETAHAIHAAVNLARTLRPDQTVVVNLSGRGDKDVAEVMRLLDLGREQTATPAAPRTPEVHA; translated from the coding sequence ATGTCTCTCCAGCTCCCCACCTACCCCCAGCCGGACGAACGGGGCCGCTTCGGCCGCTTCGGCGGACGGTACGTGCCCGAAACGCTCATCCCCGCCCTGGACGAACTCCAGGCCGCCTACACCGAGGCCCGGAATGACCCCGCCTTCCTGAACGAACTCGAGCGCCTCCTGAAGGACTTCGTGGGTCGCCCCAGCGGCCTGTACCTCGCCCAGGGACTCACCGAGCACGCGGGCGGCGCGAAGATCTACCTCAAACGCGAGGACCAGAACTACACTGGCGCGCACAAGATCAACAACTGCCTCGCGCAGGCCCTGCTCGCCAAGCGCATGGGCAAACAGCGCGTCATCGCCGAGACCGGCGCCGGGCAGCACGGCGTGGCCAGTGCCACCGCCGCCGCCCTGCTGGGCCTGGAGTGCATCGTGTACATGGGCGCCGAGGACATCCGCCGTCAGGCGCTGAACGTGTTCCGCATGAAACTCCTGGGCGCCGAGGTCCGCGAGGTCACCTCCGGCACGAGCACCCTGAAGGACGCCACGAATGAGGCCATCCGCGACTGGGTCACGAACGTCCGCGACACCTTCTACATCCTCGGCAGCGTCGTCGGGCCGCACCCGTACCCCGCGATGGTCCGCGACTTCCAGTCCATCATCGGCGAGGAGGTCAAGGTGCAGCACCAGGCCCTGGAGGGCCGCGCGGTGCCGGACGCGATCGTCGCGTGCGTGGGTGGCGGCAGCAACGCCATCGGCATCTTCGCGCCCTTCGCGTACCTGCCCGAACACGAGCGGCCCCTCTTGATCGGCACCGAGGCCGCCGGTGAGGGCGTCGAGTCCGGCAAGCACGCCGCGAGCGTCGCCGGGGGCCGCATCGGCGTGCTGCACGGCGCGATGATGTATCTCCTGAACGACGACGAGGGCCAGATCGTCCCCCCGCACTCCATCAGCGCGGGCCTGGACTACCCCGGCATCGGCCCCGAGCACTGCCTGTACTCCGAGACCGGCGTGGCGCAGTACGTGCCCGTCACCGACGCGCAGGCGCTGGACGCCCTGCAACTCCTGACCCGCCTGGAGGGCATCATCCCCGCGCTGGAGACCGCGCACGCCATCCACGCCGCCGTGAACCTGGCCCGCACCCTGCGCCCCGACCAGACGGTCGTCGTGAACCTGTCCGGCCGCGGCGACAAGGACGTGGCCGAGGTGATGCGCCTGCTCGACCTGGGCCGCGAGCAGACCGCAACGCCCGCCGCGCCCCGCACCCCGGAGGTGCACGCATGA
- a CDS encoding alpha/beta fold hydrolase yields MSGQPTYLTVNGLRTHAWKRGRGAPLVIVPGLGCASWMYARLARELGRERTVFVYDPPGHGDSQGRPDFPVCIEHLTDHLSAWLRAAGLVGSPVFGHSLGGEVMFDLAARYPQLAPALIACAPTGIPENPSVRLQLLRLVRDLPRERLGLLLPGLRAYRQCGARRMLLLARDQEAHMTGPLLPRVKVPTLLIDGESDPVIQTWTVERICADIPEAVARQIPGAPHGLTDTHPRAVAQLTLEFLRQAGC; encoded by the coding sequence TTGAGTGGACAGCCGACGTACCTGACGGTCAATGGCCTGCGGACCCACGCCTGGAAACGCGGGCGGGGCGCGCCGCTGGTGATCGTGCCGGGTCTCGGGTGCGCGTCGTGGATGTACGCGCGGCTGGCGCGGGAGTTGGGGCGGGAGCGCACGGTGTTCGTGTACGACCCGCCGGGTCACGGGGACAGCCAGGGCCGACCGGACTTCCCGGTGTGCATCGAGCATCTGACCGATCACCTGTCGGCGTGGCTGCGCGCGGCGGGGCTGGTGGGCTCGCCGGTGTTCGGTCACTCGCTGGGGGGTGAGGTGATGTTCGATCTCGCTGCTCGGTATCCGCAGCTGGCCCCGGCCTTGATCGCGTGCGCGCCGACAGGCATTCCGGAGAACCCCAGCGTGCGGCTGCAACTGCTGCGTCTGGTGCGGGATCTGCCGCGTGAACGGCTGGGGCTGCTGTTGCCGGGGCTGCGGGCGTACCGGCAGTGCGGGGCGCGGCGGATGCTGCTGCTCGCGCGGGATCAGGAGGCGCACATGACCGGGCCGCTCCTGCCGCGCGTGAAGGTCCCGACGCTCCTAATTGATGGAGAGAGTGATCCGGTGATCCAGACGTGGACGGTCGAGCGGATCTGCGCGGACATCCCGGAGGCGGTGGCGCGGCAGATCCCCGGCGCGCCGCACGGTCTGACGGACACGCACCCGCGAGCGGTGGCGCAGCTGACGCTGGAATTCCTGCGACAGGCGGGTTGTTAG
- a CDS encoding alpha/beta fold hydrolase, with protein sequence MSTESFTHDGAHLGVRRTGTGPPVVLVHGLSGSSRWWRFNVPALKQAHAVYSLDLSGYGRSWGRPSRSVRDAADLICAWLDAQDLHNVTLVGHSMGGQISLHVAAQRPDRVRNLVLVCASGLLRANAARTALHLPRAAWMGERRFIGRIVFDGLRAGPLNLWRNATDLLRDSVQDVLPFVHARTLIVWGEQDILVPLALGRLLHEALPGSRFEVIPRAGHVAMVDRPAVFNAILLDFLNGEEAGTPS encoded by the coding sequence GTGTCCACCGAGTCCTTCACGCATGACGGCGCGCACCTGGGCGTGCGGCGTACCGGGACGGGCCCGCCGGTCGTGCTCGTGCACGGCCTGAGCGGTTCGTCCCGTTGGTGGCGTTTCAATGTGCCCGCGCTGAAGCAGGCGCACGCGGTGTACAGCCTGGATCTCAGCGGCTACGGCCGCTCGTGGGGGCGGCCCTCGCGGAGCGTGCGGGACGCCGCCGACCTAATCTGCGCGTGGCTGGACGCGCAGGACCTGCACAATGTCACGCTGGTCGGGCACTCCATGGGCGGGCAGATCAGTCTGCATGTCGCGGCGCAGCGCCCGGACCGGGTGCGGAACCTCGTGCTCGTGTGCGCCAGCGGCCTGCTCCGGGCGAACGCTGCGCGGACGGCGCTGCACCTGCCGCGCGCTGCGTGGATGGGTGAACGTCGCTTCATCGGCCGGATCGTCTTCGACGGGCTGCGGGCCGGACCACTGAACCTGTGGCGTAATGCCACGGATCTCCTGCGGGACAGCGTGCAGGATGTCCTGCCGTTCGTGCACGCCCGGACACTGATCGTGTGGGGTGAACAGGACATCCTGGTGCCACTCGCGCTGGGGCGACTGCTCCATGAGGCGCTTCCCGGCTCCCGTTTCGAGGTGATTCCCCGCGCGGGGCACGTGGCGATGGTGGACCGCCCGGCAGTGTTCAATGCCATTCTGCTGGACTTCCTGAATGGGGAAGAGGCCGGGACTCCCTCTTGA
- the uvrC gene encoding excinuclease ABC subunit UvrC, with translation MHSDDLPVLPTTPGVYIFRKGGTPIYIGKAKNLRSRVNQHFKAGGKSGKFTALADTLEFITARNEVEALVLEANLIKQHRPHYNVTLKDDKHYPFLKLTNEAFPMLVVTRRVLKDGGRYYGPYPDSSAVRRVKNLIDTMFPLRKNSGLPMQHKPRPCLNFHMGRCLGPCVDRADPGEYARVVDDVTSLLEGRAAPVIARLREDMKVAAKGQDFEQAARVRDRVQAVEKLFGTEQHAFVSEETDLDFLGAAQAGEYAMVQLFRMRGGRVVGRDKRFLTGTEDAPLGEIVEAFVQDYYTQATHVPPLILLPADFEDAPTWSDFLSERAGRKVEMRTPKRGDKVDLIDMAQRNAQNGLESEMALLERRGDHPGLDALREVLALPDRPWRIEGYDNSNLFGTNIVSGMVVFEGGRSRRGEHRRFKVRGLDHPDDYTSMRQTITRRFTGSLSDKLPLPDLLLIDGGRGQVNAALDALKEANLHIPVVGLAKREERLILPGRYGAQWWLESGTEVGVDRALLLPHTHPALRMLIGVRDEVHNYAVTYHRKLRGESMLRSVFDDLPGIGQKRRDALLEHFTSLEDLASAPVEQIAAVPGMTMRAAQSVKEFLAEREARSAPIA, from the coding sequence GTGCATTCCGACGACCTGCCCGTGCTGCCCACCACACCCGGCGTGTACATCTTCCGCAAGGGCGGGACACCCATCTACATCGGGAAGGCCAAGAACCTCCGGTCCCGCGTGAACCAGCATTTCAAGGCGGGCGGCAAGAGCGGGAAGTTCACCGCCCTGGCCGACACGCTGGAGTTCATCACCGCCCGCAACGAGGTCGAGGCGCTGGTGCTCGAAGCGAACCTCATCAAGCAGCACCGGCCGCACTACAACGTCACCCTGAAAGACGACAAGCACTACCCGTTCCTGAAGCTGACGAACGAGGCCTTCCCCATGCTGGTCGTCACGCGGCGTGTGCTCAAGGACGGCGGGCGCTACTACGGACCGTACCCGGACTCGTCGGCGGTGCGGCGCGTGAAGAACCTGATCGACACGATGTTCCCCCTCCGGAAGAACAGTGGGCTGCCCATGCAGCACAAGCCGCGCCCGTGCCTGAACTTCCACATGGGCCGCTGCCTGGGCCCCTGCGTGGACCGCGCCGACCCGGGCGAGTACGCGCGGGTGGTGGACGACGTGACCAGTCTGCTGGAAGGCCGCGCCGCGCCGGTCATCGCCCGGCTGCGCGAGGACATGAAGGTCGCCGCAAAGGGACAGGATTTCGAGCAGGCCGCCCGCGTCCGCGACCGCGTGCAGGCCGTCGAGAAGCTGTTCGGGACCGAGCAGCACGCCTTCGTCAGCGAGGAGACGGACCTGGACTTCCTGGGAGCCGCGCAGGCCGGGGAGTACGCGATGGTGCAGCTGTTCCGCATGCGCGGCGGGCGCGTCGTCGGGCGCGACAAACGGTTCCTGACCGGCACGGAGGACGCCCCGCTGGGCGAGATCGTCGAGGCGTTCGTGCAGGACTACTACACGCAGGCCACCCACGTCCCGCCGCTGATCCTGCTGCCCGCCGACTTCGAGGACGCCCCCACCTGGAGCGACTTCCTGTCGGAGCGGGCTGGGCGGAAGGTCGAGATGCGCACCCCCAAACGCGGGGACAAGGTGGACCTGATCGATATGGCGCAGCGCAACGCGCAGAACGGCCTGGAGTCCGAGATGGCGCTGCTGGAACGCCGGGGCGACCACCCGGGCCTGGACGCACTGCGCGAGGTGCTGGCCCTCCCGGACCGGCCCTGGCGGATCGAGGGCTACGACAACAGCAACCTGTTCGGCACGAACATCGTGTCCGGGATGGTGGTGTTCGAGGGGGGCCGCTCGCGGCGCGGGGAGCACCGGCGGTTCAAGGTGCGCGGCCTGGACCACCCGGACGACTACACGAGCATGCGGCAGACGATCACGCGGCGCTTCACCGGCAGCCTCAGCGACAAGCTGCCCCTCCCGGACCTGCTGCTGATCGACGGGGGGCGCGGGCAGGTGAACGCCGCGCTGGACGCCCTGAAAGAGGCGAACCTGCACATCCCGGTCGTGGGCCTCGCCAAGCGCGAGGAACGCCTGATTCTCCCCGGGCGTTACGGGGCGCAGTGGTGGCTGGAGTCCGGCACGGAGGTCGGCGTGGACCGCGCACTGCTGCTGCCGCACACGCACCCGGCGCTGCGGATGCTGATCGGCGTGCGTGACGAGGTGCACAACTACGCCGTGACGTACCACCGCAAGCTGCGCGGGGAATCCATGCTGCGCAGCGTGTTCGACGACCTGCCGGGCATCGGGCAGAAACGGCGCGACGCGCTGCTGGAGCACTTCACGAGCCTGGAGGATCTGGCGAGCGCCCCGGTCGAGCAGATCGCGGCGGTGCCCGGCATGACCATGCGCGCCGCGCAGAGCGTGAAAGAATTCCTGGCCGAGCGCGAGGCGCGCTCGGCCCCCATCGCCTGA
- the trpA gene encoding tryptophan synthase subunit alpha, with amino-acid sequence MTATLTPTTPGAARLHAAFARAKQEGRAAFIPFMTAGYPTAQAFPAVADALLGQADILEVGIPYSDPLGDGPTIQRASEQALAGGTSTRHTLALVRELRSRHDTPIVIMTYVNPIYAVGPREFMRLAQEAGVDGLILPDLPPDQDLEIADLAAEHGMAVTFLIAPTSTPARVKLVAEACTGFLYAVSVTGVTGTREGSALNEVPAMLALARQYARVPVAVGFGVKDAESAAQVAQVADGVVVGSAFINAVKAGQDVAALAASIRAGCTQT; translated from the coding sequence ATGACCGCCACCCTGACCCCCACCACCCCGGGCGCCGCGCGCCTGCACGCCGCCTTCGCCCGCGCCAAGCAGGAGGGCCGCGCCGCGTTCATCCCGTTCATGACCGCCGGGTACCCCACCGCGCAGGCGTTCCCCGCCGTCGCGGACGCCCTGCTCGGGCAGGCGGACATCCTCGAGGTCGGCATTCCCTACAGCGACCCCCTGGGCGACGGACCCACCATCCAGCGCGCCAGCGAGCAGGCCCTCGCGGGCGGCACGAGCACCCGCCACACCCTCGCGCTGGTCAGGGAACTCCGCTCGCGGCACGACACGCCCATCGTGATCATGACGTACGTGAACCCCATCTACGCCGTCGGCCCGCGTGAGTTCATGCGGCTGGCGCAGGAGGCCGGGGTGGACGGGCTGATCCTCCCCGACCTGCCGCCCGACCAGGACCTGGAGATCGCGGATCTGGCCGCCGAGCACGGCATGGCCGTGACGTTCCTGATCGCGCCCACCAGCACCCCGGCCCGCGTGAAACTCGTCGCGGAGGCCTGCACCGGCTTCCTGTACGCCGTGAGTGTGACCGGTGTGACCGGCACCCGCGAGGGCAGCGCCCTGAACGAGGTGCCCGCCATGCTGGCCCTGGCCCGCCAGTACGCCCGCGTGCCCGTCGCCGTCGGCTTCGGCGTGAAGGACGCCGAGAGCGCTGCGCAGGTCGCTCAGGTCGCCGACGGCGTCGTGGTGGGGAGCGCATTCATCAACGCCGTGAAGGCCGGGCAGGACGTCGCCGCACTTGCCGCGAGCATCCGCGCAGGCTGCACGCAGACCTGA